One stretch of Nocardia mangyaensis DNA includes these proteins:
- a CDS encoding S9 family peptidase → MAGENQTVSAPIAKKVPFERVHHGDTFVDEYEWLRDKEDPEVIAYLEAENAFTEARTDTLQPLRDKIFDEIKARTQETDLSVPTRLGEYWYYSRSFEGKQYGVHCRCPIDAEADGIDAWTPPQLEVDPARSSAGPEAAAERDHAGLSATSQMYPVIEGEEVLLDSNVLAKGLDFFALGAFSLSHDGNLLAYSVDSTGDERYTLRIKDLRTGDLLPDEVVGAAPGATWSLDGTHIFYQTVDESWRPDTVWRHRIGTGSDADVAVFHEPDERYWVSVGATRSEKYLMIWLGSKITTEGWVLESDNPEGAFRVLLPRREGVEYSAEHAVIGGEDRFLILHNDVVDGVKAENFVLAEAPATDPSDMTILIGHREDVRLEDIDAFANHLVLGYRRDALPRIAVWPLSPQGYGELTELEFGLELFSAGAGSSPEWEQPTLRVGVTSFITPMQVFDYVPATGELLLRKEQPVLGGYNADDYEQHRDWALAHDGTRIPISLIQRRGLPAGPKPMLLYGYGSYEASIDPSFSVSRLSLLDRGMVFAVAHVRGGGEMGRLWYENGKTLSKMNTFTDFVSVASHLVDTGATAPDRLIADGGSAGGLLMGAVANLAPELFTGILANVPFVDPLTSILDPSLPLTVIEWDEWGNPLADKDVYEYMKSYSPYENVEAKDYPAILAITSLNDTRVLYVEPAKWVAKLRDTKTGDNEVLLKTEMSAGHGGVSGRYEKWKEVGFEYAWVLDKVGLADA, encoded by the coding sequence ATGGCTGGCGAGAATCAGACGGTGTCGGCGCCGATCGCGAAGAAGGTGCCCTTCGAGCGCGTGCACCACGGCGACACGTTCGTCGACGAGTACGAATGGCTACGGGACAAAGAGGATCCCGAGGTCATCGCGTACCTGGAGGCCGAGAACGCCTTCACCGAGGCGCGGACCGACACCTTGCAGCCGTTGCGGGACAAGATCTTCGACGAGATCAAGGCCCGCACCCAGGAGACCGACCTCTCGGTGCCCACCCGGCTGGGCGAATACTGGTACTACTCGCGCAGTTTCGAGGGCAAGCAGTACGGCGTGCACTGCCGCTGTCCCATCGACGCCGAGGCCGACGGCATCGACGCGTGGACCCCGCCGCAGCTCGAGGTGGATCCCGCGAGGTCGTCGGCGGGCCCGGAGGCGGCAGCGGAGCGTGACCACGCAGGGCTCTCGGCGACCTCGCAGATGTACCCCGTGATCGAGGGCGAGGAAGTGCTGCTCGACAGCAATGTCCTCGCCAAGGGGCTCGACTTCTTCGCCCTCGGCGCGTTCTCGCTGAGCCACGACGGCAACCTGCTCGCATACTCCGTCGACAGCACCGGCGACGAGCGCTACACGCTGCGGATCAAGGATCTGCGCACCGGCGACCTGCTGCCCGACGAAGTGGTCGGGGCCGCGCCCGGGGCGACCTGGTCGCTGGACGGCACGCACATCTTCTATCAGACCGTCGACGAGTCGTGGCGCCCCGACACCGTGTGGCGCCACCGCATCGGCACCGGCTCCGATGCCGATGTGGCGGTGTTCCACGAGCCCGACGAGCGGTACTGGGTGAGTGTGGGCGCGACCCGCTCGGAGAAGTACCTGATGATCTGGCTCGGTTCCAAGATCACCACCGAGGGCTGGGTGCTGGAATCGGACAACCCCGAGGGCGCGTTCCGGGTGCTGCTGCCCCGGCGCGAAGGCGTGGAGTACTCGGCCGAGCACGCGGTGATCGGCGGCGAGGACCGCTTCCTGATCCTGCACAACGACGTGGTCGACGGGGTGAAGGCGGAGAACTTCGTCCTCGCCGAGGCGCCCGCCACCGATCCGTCGGACATGACCATCCTGATCGGCCACCGCGAGGACGTGCGGCTCGAGGACATCGACGCCTTCGCCAACCACCTGGTGCTCGGCTACCGGCGCGACGCCCTGCCCCGCATCGCGGTCTGGCCGCTGTCCCCGCAGGGCTACGGGGAGCTGACCGAGCTCGAGTTCGGGCTCGAATTGTTCTCCGCCGGTGCGGGTTCGAGCCCGGAATGGGAGCAGCCGACGCTGCGGGTGGGCGTCACCTCGTTCATCACCCCGATGCAGGTGTTCGACTATGTGCCCGCGACCGGAGAGCTGCTGCTGCGCAAGGAGCAGCCGGTGCTCGGCGGGTACAACGCCGACGACTATGAGCAGCACCGGGATTGGGCCCTCGCCCACGACGGCACCCGGATCCCGATCTCGCTGATCCAGCGCCGCGGGCTGCCCGCGGGCCCGAAGCCGATGCTGCTGTACGGCTACGGTTCCTACGAGGCGAGCATCGACCCGTCGTTCTCGGTGTCGCGGCTGTCGCTGCTCGATCGCGGCATGGTGTTCGCGGTGGCGCACGTGCGCGGCGGCGGCGAGATGGGCCGGCTCTGGTACGAGAACGGCAAGACGTTGTCGAAGATGAACACCTTCACCGACTTCGTCTCCGTCGCGAGCCATCTCGTCGACACCGGGGCCACCGCGCCGGACCGGCTGATCGCCGACGGCGGCAGCGCGGGTGGACTGCTGATGGGTGCGGTCGCCAACCTGGCGCCCGAACTGTTCACCGGCATCCTGGCCAACGTGCCCTTCGTCGACCCGCTCACCTCGATCCTCGACCCGTCGCTGCCGCTGACGGTGATCGAGTGGGACGAATGGGGAAACCCGTTGGCGGACAAGGACGTCTACGAGTACATGAAGTCGTACTCGCCGTACGAGAACGTCGAAGCCAAGGACTACCCGGCCATCCTGGCCATCACCAGCCTCAACGACACCCGCGTGCTCTACGTGGAACCGGCCAAGTGGGTCGCCAAGCTGCGCGACACCAAGACCGGTGACAACGAGGTGCTGTTGAAGACGGAGATGAGCGCGGGGCACGGTGGCGTGAGCGGGCGCTACGAGAAGTGGAAGGAAGTCGGCTTCGAGTACGCCTGGGTGCTGGACAAGGTGGGCCTGGCCGACGCCTGA
- a CDS encoding DUF2334 domain-containing protein, translating to MNAEVIVSVSGIRDTTRDAAIEFAAEMDQRDVRLSLLVAPRLKGKYRLADDPATQSWLRGRRHAGDAIVLHGYDQAATKSRRAEFANLPRHEATLRLKAADRVMEQVGLRTRLFAAPRWDASAGALAALPEVGFRLALGLTTMVDLERDVAQRARVYGIGEGFRAEPWWCLALVMGAARTARRGGVARLAISASQLQRSGPRQAMLDAVDLALYHGARSEVYRWEPFPAIRAA from the coding sequence ATGAACGCCGAGGTGATCGTTTCCGTATCGGGGATCAGGGACACCACCCGCGATGCCGCGATCGAGTTCGCGGCGGAGATGGATCAGCGGGATGTGCGGCTCTCGCTGCTGGTCGCGCCTCGGTTGAAGGGCAAGTACCGGCTGGCCGACGACCCGGCCACGCAATCCTGGTTGCGCGGCAGGCGGCACGCGGGCGACGCCATCGTCCTGCACGGCTACGACCAGGCCGCCACGAAATCGCGCCGCGCCGAGTTCGCGAACCTGCCCCGGCACGAGGCCACCCTGCGGCTCAAGGCCGCCGATCGGGTGATGGAGCAGGTCGGACTGCGGACCAGGTTGTTCGCCGCGCCCCGCTGGGACGCCTCGGCCGGTGCGCTGGCCGCGCTGCCCGAGGTCGGCTTCCGGCTCGCGCTCGGCCTGACCACCATGGTGGATCTGGAACGCGATGTGGCGCAGCGGGCCCGGGTGTACGGGATCGGTGAGGGTTTCCGTGCCGAACCGTGGTGGTGCCTGGCTCTGGTGATGGGTGCCGCGCGCACAGCGCGCCGGGGTGGCGTCGCGCGCCTGGCGATCTCGGCCTCGCAGTTGCAGCGCTCGGGACCGCGCCAGGCGATGCTCGACGCGGTCGACCTGGCGCTGTATCACGGTGCGCGCAGCGAGGTCTACCGCTGGGAACCGTTCCCCGCCATCAGAGCCGCCTGA
- a CDS encoding glutamate decarboxylase, which yields MAENPDPHDLFSLPGFARPAPHDGFPAYELFPDVAYEIVHDELLLDGVSRMNLATFCTTWVDDNARRLMAESIDKNIVDKDEYPQTAELERRCVRMLADLWHAPGPARTLGTSTTGSSEAAMLGGLAAKFRWRAGGGTGTPNLVCGPVQVCWEKFARYFDVELRQVPLRGDRYTLHPDDLATYCDDNTIAVVPTFGQTFTGLYEDVAAISAGLDQLHAAGGPDIPIHVDAASGGFLAPFTAPDLVWDFRLPRVKSINASGHKTGLAPLGVGWAIWREAADLPPELIFDVDYLGGHMPTFNLNFSRPGGQAIAQYYEFIRLGRIGYTRVQSAIHLVAEHFAKGISGLGPFELIHGGQPKHGIAAVSWRLAADAEYSLYDVSDHLRSRGWLIAAYPLPADRQDETIMRAVFRHGFTLDMVDLLLADIRRGLDQLTRNPRRTPMTRAEVGGFTHDATPTVPLPSHRRAP from the coding sequence GTGGCCGAGAACCCCGATCCGCACGACCTTTTCAGCCTTCCCGGTTTCGCCCGTCCGGCGCCACACGACGGGTTTCCCGCCTACGAGCTCTTCCCCGATGTCGCCTACGAGATCGTGCACGACGAATTGCTCCTCGACGGCGTCTCACGGATGAATCTGGCCACCTTCTGCACCACCTGGGTCGACGACAACGCGCGCAGGCTGATGGCGGAATCGATCGACAAGAACATCGTCGACAAGGACGAATACCCGCAGACCGCCGAGTTGGAGCGGCGCTGCGTGCGGATGCTGGCCGATCTGTGGCACGCCCCCGGCCCGGCGCGCACTCTCGGCACCTCCACCACCGGGTCCAGCGAGGCGGCGATGCTCGGCGGGCTCGCGGCGAAGTTCCGCTGGCGGGCGGGCGGCGGGACCGGCACGCCGAATCTGGTGTGCGGGCCGGTGCAGGTCTGCTGGGAGAAGTTCGCCCGCTATTTCGATGTCGAACTGCGGCAGGTGCCGTTGCGCGGCGACCGCTACACCCTGCACCCCGACGATCTGGCGACCTACTGCGACGACAACACCATCGCCGTCGTGCCGACCTTCGGCCAGACCTTCACCGGCCTGTACGAGGACGTCGCCGCGATCAGTGCCGGGCTCGACCAGCTGCACGCCGCGGGCGGTCCCGACATCCCGATCCATGTCGACGCCGCCAGCGGCGGCTTCCTCGCTCCTTTCACCGCGCCGGATCTGGTGTGGGACTTCCGGTTACCACGGGTGAAGTCGATCAACGCCTCCGGGCACAAGACCGGTCTCGCCCCGCTCGGCGTCGGCTGGGCGATCTGGCGCGAGGCCGCCGATCTGCCCCCGGAGTTGATCTTCGATGTCGACTACCTCGGCGGTCACATGCCGACGTTCAATCTCAACTTCTCCCGCCCGGGCGGTCAGGCCATCGCCCAGTACTACGAGTTCATCCGGCTCGGCCGGATCGGCTACACGCGGGTGCAGTCGGCGATCCACCTGGTCGCCGAGCATTTCGCCAAGGGGATCAGCGGTCTGGGCCCGTTCGAGCTGATCCACGGCGGTCAGCCGAAGCACGGCATCGCCGCGGTGTCGTGGCGTCTGGCGGCCGATGCCGAGTACAGCCTCTACGACGTGTCCGACCATCTTCGCTCCCGCGGCTGGTTGATCGCCGCCTATCCACTGCCCGCCGACCGGCAGGACGAGACCATCATGCGCGCGGTCTTCCGGCACGGTTTCACCCTGGACATGGTCGATCTGCTGCTCGCCGACATCCGGCGCGGCCTCGACCAGCTCACCCGAAATCCACGGCGTACCCCCATGACCCGCGCGGAGGTCGGCGGTTTCACCCATGACGCGACCCCGACGGTTCCGTTGCCCAGCCACCGCCGCGCACCCTGA
- a CDS encoding APC family permease has protein sequence MTGSATKVATTTKYLSWVTLALMTTSSVASLRSAPTMAVYGLACVFLYIIPAILFLMPTSLVAAELASGWQGGIYKWVGDGLNKPLGFLAVWCQFAMTIFYYPSLLAYVASTFAYIIHPSLASNGVYVAIVIITIYWAGVYVSSHGTKTVAGLSSMGLIIGTLIPGTVLVVLGLVFLAQGNASAAPMDSSHLLPAWAGLASLVLIVNNFLSYAGMEMNAVHVSSLRNPGKEFPKAMFLAVGLVLVIFILPALAISWVVPAASLSLTAGVMQAFDGFFSHFGIGFLTPIVGIALVAAALGGMLTWLAGPSKGLLLIGRSEGYLPPILTKLNKHGVQQNMLVAQGVFTTLIALLYAFIPNVSSAYWILSVITTQVYLIMYVLMFAAAARLRKTKPDHPRGYRAPALYALCGLGAVSSVAAFTIGFVPPSQFGAGSPLIYVLIVGGGMSVVGLLIPYLFYRNRRDSWKLDVPEGEKV, from the coding sequence ATGACCGGCTCCGCGACCAAGGTCGCGACGACGACGAAATATCTGTCCTGGGTGACATTGGCGCTGATGACCACGAGTTCGGTGGCCAGTCTGCGATCCGCGCCGACCATGGCCGTCTACGGGCTCGCCTGTGTATTCCTCTACATCATTCCCGCGATCCTGTTCCTGATGCCGACCTCACTGGTCGCCGCGGAACTGGCCTCGGGCTGGCAGGGCGGTATCTACAAATGGGTCGGTGACGGACTGAACAAACCCCTCGGCTTTCTCGCCGTGTGGTGCCAATTCGCCATGACCATTTTCTACTATCCGAGCCTGTTGGCTTATGTGGCAAGCACTTTCGCCTACATCATTCATCCCTCGCTCGCCTCGAACGGTGTGTATGTGGCGATCGTGATCATCACCATCTACTGGGCCGGTGTCTACGTGTCCTCGCACGGCACCAAGACGGTGGCCGGATTGTCGAGCATGGGGCTGATCATCGGCACCCTGATTCCCGGCACGGTGCTCGTCGTGCTCGGGTTGGTCTTTCTCGCGCAAGGCAATGCGTCCGCGGCGCCGATGGATTCGAGTCATCTGCTGCCCGCGTGGGCGGGGTTGGCGAGTCTGGTGCTGATCGTCAACAACTTCCTGTCCTACGCCGGCATGGAGATGAACGCGGTGCACGTGTCGTCGCTGCGCAATCCCGGCAAGGAATTCCCCAAGGCGATGTTCCTCGCCGTCGGTCTGGTGCTGGTGATCTTCATCCTGCCCGCGCTGGCCATCAGCTGGGTGGTGCCCGCGGCCAGCCTGAGTCTCACCGCCGGCGTGATGCAGGCCTTCGACGGGTTCTTCAGCCACTTCGGGATCGGCTTCCTCACCCCGATCGTCGGCATCGCACTGGTGGCCGCGGCACTGGGCGGCATGCTCACCTGGCTGGCCGGACCGTCCAAGGGGCTGTTGCTGATCGGGCGCAGCGAGGGTTATCTGCCGCCGATCCTGACCAAGCTCAACAAGCACGGCGTGCAGCAGAACATGCTGGTGGCCCAGGGCGTGTTCACCACCTTGATCGCCCTGCTCTACGCGTTCATCCCGAATGTCTCCAGCGCGTACTGGATTCTGTCGGTGATCACCACGCAGGTGTATCTGATCATGTACGTGCTGATGTTCGCGGCGGCGGCCAGACTCCGCAAGACCAAACCCGACCATCCCCGCGGCTATCGCGCACCCGCGCTGTACGCGCTGTGCGGGCTCGGCGCGGTGTCCTCGGTGGCCGCCTTCACGATCGGGTTCGTTCCGCCCTCGCAGTTCGGTGCGGGCAGTCCGCTGATCTATGTGCTCATCGTCGGCGGTGGCATGAGCGTCGTCGGCCTGTTGATTCCCTACCTCTTCTATCGAAACCGCAGGGACAGCTGGAAACTCGACGTCCCGGAGGGTGAGAAGGTATGA
- a CDS encoding dipeptidase — MSTEADLRARVSGLMDQAKKDLTQLVSFPSVADPRQFPPEGCARTARWVADAFAAVGLTEVSLHETPDGSTAVIASKPAPPGAPTVLLYCHYDVQPPLDDDAWHTPVWTLTEKDGRWYGRGAADCKGNIVTHLTALRAIGPDFPIGIKVVSEGSEEQGTGGLEKFVVANPDLLTADAILVADCGNFAVGVPTFTQTLRGFVNVVITVRTLAGPMHSGMFGGPAPDALAAMIQLLASLRDAEGNTTIDGLTNDQRWTGAQYPPADFRADAEVLDGVDLIGGGTVSDMLWARPALTVLGMDVPAVVGSSAAIQPSARARLNLRIPPGTEPKAAHELLEQHLRAHLPWNAQLDIELESLGEPFVAAEHGPARDALAAAMATAYGREVTTEGQGGSIPLCNVFADTYPKAEIMLIGVEEPKCLIHAPNESVDPSEIEHMALAEALFLTSYHR; from the coding sequence ATGTCCACCGAAGCAGATCTGCGCGCGCGGGTGTCCGGCCTGATGGATCAGGCGAAAAAGGATCTCACCCAACTGGTTTCGTTCCCATCTGTCGCCGACCCACGGCAGTTCCCGCCCGAGGGCTGTGCGCGGACCGCCCGGTGGGTCGCCGACGCGTTCGCCGCGGTGGGGCTGACCGAAGTGAGCCTGCACGAGACGCCCGACGGCAGCACCGCCGTCATCGCGTCCAAGCCCGCGCCGCCCGGCGCGCCCACGGTGTTGCTGTACTGCCATTACGACGTGCAGCCCCCGCTCGACGACGACGCCTGGCACACCCCGGTCTGGACGCTGACCGAGAAGGACGGCCGCTGGTACGGGCGCGGCGCCGCCGACTGCAAAGGCAACATCGTCACCCACCTGACGGCCCTGCGCGCCATCGGACCCGACTTCCCGATCGGGATCAAGGTGGTCTCGGAAGGGTCGGAGGAACAGGGCACCGGCGGACTGGAGAAGTTCGTCGTCGCCAACCCCGACCTGCTCACCGCCGATGCGATCCTGGTCGCCGACTGCGGCAACTTCGCGGTCGGCGTGCCCACCTTCACCCAGACCCTGCGCGGTTTCGTGAATGTGGTGATCACGGTGCGAACCCTGGCGGGACCGATGCATTCGGGCATGTTCGGCGGACCGGCGCCGGATGCGCTGGCGGCCATGATCCAGCTGCTCGCCTCGCTGCGCGATGCCGAGGGCAACACCACCATCGACGGCCTCACCAACGATCAGCGCTGGACCGGCGCGCAGTACCCGCCCGCCGACTTCCGCGCCGACGCGGAAGTGCTCGACGGCGTCGACCTGATCGGCGGCGGCACCGTCTCCGACATGCTGTGGGCGCGGCCCGCGCTGACCGTGCTAGGCATGGACGTCCCCGCCGTCGTCGGCTCCTCGGCCGCGATCCAGCCCAGCGCCAGGGCCAGGCTCAATCTGCGGATCCCGCCGGGCACCGAGCCCAAGGCCGCTCACGAGCTGCTCGAACAGCATCTTCGCGCGCACCTGCCCTGGAACGCCCAGCTCGACATCGAACTCGAATCGCTCGGCGAGCCGTTCGTCGCCGCCGAGCACGGTCCCGCTCGTGACGCGCTGGCCGCGGCGATGGCGACCGCCTACGGCCGCGAGGTCACCACCGAGGGGCAGGGCGGATCGATTCCGCTGTGCAATGTCTTCGCCGACACCTATCCGAAGGCCGAGATCATGCTGATCGGCGTGGAAGAGCCGAAATGCCTGATCCACGCACCGAACGAGAGCGTCGACCCGAGTGAGATCGAGCACATGGCGCTGGCCGAGGCACTGTTCCTGACCAGCTACCACCGCTGA
- a CDS encoding MBL fold metallo-hydrolase — translation MRIAHFGHSCILVELNGAKVLFDPGSFAHGFEGITGLDAIAVTHQHPDHIDPNRIEALIEANPGARLLSDPQTAQQRAEGWEPVSAGQVLELGDLQITGGGGRHAVIHPEIPVVDNTVFQLGTAADPAQLVHPGDSLWVPPVPVGVLAIPAVAPWMKIWDTVDYLRAVNPRTALPIHYGIIDPSAQGIYFGRLSEMAPAGTEFRVIQPEDQGQF, via the coding sequence ATGCGCATCGCCCACTTCGGCCATTCCTGCATCCTCGTGGAGCTCAACGGCGCGAAGGTGCTGTTCGATCCCGGCTCGTTCGCGCACGGTTTCGAGGGCATCACCGGGCTGGACGCGATCGCGGTGACCCACCAGCACCCCGACCACATCGACCCGAACCGGATCGAGGCGCTGATCGAGGCCAACCCCGGCGCCCGGTTGCTCTCCGATCCCCAGACCGCCCAGCAGCGCGCGGAGGGCTGGGAGCCGGTCTCGGCGGGCCAGGTGCTCGAACTCGGGGACCTGCAGATCACCGGCGGTGGCGGCAGGCACGCGGTGATCCACCCGGAGATCCCGGTGGTCGACAACACCGTCTTCCAGCTGGGCACCGCGGCGGACCCGGCCCAGCTGGTCCACCCCGGCGACTCGCTGTGGGTGCCGCCGGTGCCGGTCGGTGTGCTCGCCATCCCGGCGGTGGCCCCGTGGATGAAGATCTGGGACACCGTCGACTACCTGCGAGCGGTCAATCCCCGCACCGCGCTACCCATCCACTACGGCATCATCGACCCCTCGGCCCAGGGCATCTACTTCGGCCGACTGAGCGAGATGGCCCCGGCGGGCACCGAGTTCCGCGTGATCCAGCCCGAGGACCAGGGCCAGTTCTGA
- the purS gene encoding phosphoribosylformylglycinamidine synthase subunit PurS gives MARVVVEVMPKAEILDPQGQAVVGALPRLGFAGISDVRQGKRFELEVDESVSDAELEQIAEALLANTVIEDWKVVRVS, from the coding sequence GTGGCACGAGTCGTGGTCGAGGTCATGCCGAAGGCCGAGATCCTGGACCCCCAGGGACAGGCCGTGGTCGGTGCGCTCCCGCGTCTGGGATTCGCTGGAATCTCGGATGTGCGGCAGGGCAAGCGATTCGAGCTCGAGGTGGACGAGAGTGTCTCCGACGCCGAGCTCGAGCAGATCGCCGAAGCGCTGCTCGCCAACACCGTGATCGAGGACTGGAAGGTCGTTCGGGTTTCATGA
- the purQ gene encoding phosphoribosylformylglycinamidine synthase subunit PurQ, translating to MSVRIGVITFPGTLDDVDAARAVRLAGAEAVSLWHADADIKGVDAVIVPGGFSYGDYLRCGAIARFAPVMGEVVRQAGQGLPVLGICNGFQVLCEAGLLPGALTRNEGLHFICRDEWLKVEATDTAWTSRYEAGAQILVPLKSGEGRYQASPEVLDELEGEGRVVFRYASDNPNGSQRGIAGIASANGRVVGLMPHPEHATEALTGPSDDGLGMFFSVIDSLVGA from the coding sequence ATGAGCGTGCGCATCGGCGTCATTACCTTTCCGGGCACGCTCGATGATGTCGACGCGGCCCGCGCGGTGCGGTTGGCCGGTGCCGAGGCGGTGAGCCTGTGGCACGCCGATGCCGACATCAAGGGTGTCGACGCGGTCATCGTGCCCGGTGGCTTCTCCTATGGCGATTATCTGCGCTGTGGCGCCATCGCCCGGTTCGCGCCGGTGATGGGTGAGGTTGTTCGTCAGGCGGGCCAGGGTCTGCCGGTGCTCGGGATCTGCAACGGGTTCCAGGTGCTGTGCGAGGCGGGGCTGTTGCCCGGTGCGTTGACGCGCAATGAGGGGCTGCACTTCATCTGCCGGGATGAGTGGTTGAAGGTTGAAGCCACTGACACCGCGTGGACGTCGCGGTATGAGGCGGGGGCGCAGATCTTGGTGCCGTTGAAGTCGGGTGAGGGGCGTTATCAGGCTTCTCCCGAGGTGCTCGATGAGCTCGAGGGGGAAGGTCGCGTGGTGTTCCGGTACGCGAGTGACAACCCGAATGGGTCGCAGCGGGGGATCGCGGGGATCGCTTCTGCCAATGGGCGCGTTGTCGGGTTGATGCCGCATCCTGAGCACGCGACCGAGGCGTTGACCGGGCCCAGTGATGATGGGTTGGGGATGTTCTTCTCGGTGATCGATAGTCTGGTGGGGGCCTGA
- a CDS encoding ABC transporter substrate-binding protein, translating to MPTFDESRDETIEILSIVPTQGPGGIIAPSCTAAISLAVDEINSGTGILGREIRLTTIDGGRKPHEVAAEVEALMATGMVGAITGWHTSAVRRAVAVAVDGRVPYLYATDHEGLPDERPGVLLVGEHPDRQIVPAAAWLSRELGVRRWAVIGNDYIWPRQTARALRRALPAPGDIVVERYVPLGTTDFRAFLHDPVLLLADAVLVLLVGADTARLNRQFTTAGLPPILPRLSPAVDENVLLSGGPSANTNLFVASSFFLDDHLTDGRARRDRYREHQGSFAPALTTFSNATYESIHLLHALADTIGTLDVPTISAHLADGITLDSPASRHGFRGNQATGPTFLAEASGVDFTIIDKLP from the coding sequence ATGCCCACGTTCGACGAGAGCCGGGACGAAACGATCGAGATTCTCTCGATCGTGCCCACTCAGGGCCCGGGTGGCATCATCGCGCCGTCGTGCACCGCCGCCATTTCCTTGGCTGTCGATGAAATCAATAGCGGCACAGGAATTCTCGGCCGCGAAATCCGGCTCACAACCATTGACGGCGGCCGGAAACCGCACGAGGTGGCCGCCGAGGTCGAAGCCCTGATGGCCACCGGGATGGTCGGCGCGATCACTGGTTGGCACACCTCGGCCGTGCGCCGCGCGGTCGCCGTCGCCGTCGACGGCCGCGTTCCCTACCTGTACGCGACCGACCACGAGGGCCTGCCCGACGAACGCCCCGGCGTACTCCTGGTGGGCGAACATCCCGACCGGCAGATCGTCCCCGCCGCCGCCTGGCTGTCCCGCGAACTCGGCGTACGCCGCTGGGCCGTCATCGGCAACGACTACATCTGGCCCCGCCAGACCGCCCGCGCCCTCCGCCGAGCTCTCCCCGCCCCCGGCGACATCGTCGTCGAGCGCTATGTCCCCCTGGGCACCACCGATTTCCGCGCCTTCCTGCACGATCCGGTGCTGCTCCTGGCCGACGCCGTCCTGGTCCTGCTGGTCGGCGCCGACACGGCCCGCTTGAACCGCCAGTTCACCACCGCGGGCTTGCCGCCGATCCTGCCCAGGCTCAGCCCCGCCGTGGACGAGAACGTCCTGCTCAGCGGCGGCCCGTCAGCGAACACCAACCTCTTCGTGGCATCCAGCTTCTTCCTCGACGATCACCTCACCGACGGCCGCGCTCGCCGAGACCGCTACCGCGAACACCAGGGCAGCTTCGCCCCCGCGCTGACCACCTTCAGCAACGCCACCTATGAGTCGATCCACCTACTACACGCCCTGGCCGACACCATCGGCACCCTCGACGTCCCCACGATCTCGGCCCATCTGGCCGACGGAATCACCCTGGACAGCCCCGCGTCCCGCCACGGCTTCCGAGGAAACCAGGCCACCGGCCCCACATTCCTGGCCGAAGCCAGCGGCGTCGACTTCACCATCATCGACAAACTCCCCTAG
- a CDS encoding MarR family winged helix-turn-helix transcriptional regulator: protein MSGYSTLHGALRSAERNWVGQLESALTADNLTADHWAILSQLSTDDGVTMSELAAHARLAPSSATRHADHLAERGLIFRVAATDDRRRILIGLSSLGAKLVGRIRAQEQYAEEELRGRLGARRYTDLVAALSVIAELED from the coding sequence ATGAGTGGTTATTCCACGCTGCACGGTGCTCTGCGCTCGGCGGAGCGTAATTGGGTCGGTCAACTCGAATCCGCGTTGACAGCGGACAATCTCACGGCGGATCACTGGGCGATTCTGTCGCAGTTGTCCACCGACGATGGGGTGACCATGTCGGAACTGGCCGCCCACGCGCGGCTCGCCCCGTCCTCGGCCACCCGCCACGCCGACCATCTCGCCGAACGCGGCCTGATCTTCCGGGTCGCGGCCACCGACGATCGTCGGCGCATCCTGATCGGGTTGAGCAGCCTCGGCGCCAAGCTGGTCGGCCGGATTCGCGCGCAGGAACAGTACGCGGAAGAGGAGCTGCGGGGCCGGCTGGGCGCTCGTCGCTACACCGATCTCGTCGCCGCGCTGTCGGTCATCGCCGAACTCGAGGACTGA